From one Felis catus isolate Fca126 chromosome E2, F.catus_Fca126_mat1.0, whole genome shotgun sequence genomic stretch:
- the EDC4 gene encoding enhancer of mRNA-decapping protein 4 isoform X4: MASSCASIDIEDATQHLRDILKLDRPAGGPSAESQRPSNAYNGDLNGLLVPDPLCSGDGTSTNKSGIRAMPPINLQEKQVICLSGDDSSTCIGILAKEVEIVASSDSSISSKARGSNKVKIQPVAKYDWEQKYYYGNLIAVSNSFLAYAIRAANNGSAMVRVISVSTSERTLLKGFTGSVADLAFAHLNSSQLACLDEAGNLFVWRLALVNGKIQEEILVHIQQPEGTPLNHFRRIIWCPFIPEESEDCCEEGSPTVALLHEDRAEVWDLDMLRSNHSTWPVRVSQIKQGFIVVKGHSTCLSEGALSPDGTVLATASHDGFVKFWQIYIEGQDEPRCLHEWKPHDGRSLSCLLFCDNHKKQDPEVPFWRFLITGADQNRELKMWCTVSWTCLQTIRFSPDIFSSVSVPPSLKVCLDLSAEYLILSDVQRKVLYVMELLQNQEEGRACFSSISEFLLTHPVLSFGIQVVSRCRLRHTEVLPAEEENDSLGADGTHGAGAVESAAGVLIKLFCVHTKALQDVQIRFQPQLNPDVVAPLPTHTAHEDFAFGESRPELGSEGLGSATQGSQPDLRRIVELPAPADFLSLSSETKPKLMTPDAFMTPSTSLQQIAASPSNSNSNSSSSSSSSSSSSSSSLTAVSAMSSTSAVDPSLPRPPEELTLSPKLQLDGSLTMSSSSSLQASPRSLLPSLLPGPADKLTPKAPGQVPTAASALSLELQEVEPLGLPQASPSRTRSPDVISSASTALSQDIPEIASEALSRGFVSSAPEGLEPDSMASAASALHLLSPRPRPASELGSQLGLDGGPGDGDRHSTPSLLEAALTQEATAPDNQVWPAAPDITRETCSSLAESPRNGLQEKHKSLAFHRPPYHLLQQHDSQDASAEQSDHDDEVASLASAAGGFGTKVPTPRLPAKDWKTKGSPRASPKLKRKGKKDDGDSTVGSRLMEHQVAEPPEDWPALIWQQQRELAELRHSQEELLQRLCTQLEGLQSTVTGHVERALESRHEQDQRRLERALAEGQQRGGQLQEQLTQQLSQALSSAIAGRLERSIRDEIKKTVPPCVSRSLEPVAGQLSNSVATKLTAVEGSMKENISKLLKSKNLTDAIARAAADTLQGPMQAAYREAFQSVVLPAFEKSCQAMFQQINDSFRLGTQEYLQQLESHMKSRKAREQEAREPVLAQLRGLVSTLQGATEQMAATVSSSVRAEVQHQLHVAVGSLQESILAQVQRIVKGEVSVALKEQQAAVTSSIMQAMRSAAGTPVPAAHLDCQAQQAHILQLLQQGHLNQAFQQALTAADLNLVLYVCETVDPGQVFGQPPCPLSQPVLLSLIQQLASDLGTRTDLKLSYLEEAVMHLDHSDPITRDHMGSVMAQVRQKLFQFLQAEPHNSLGKVARRLSLMLHGLVTPSLP, translated from the exons GTCCCAGTGCAGAGAGCCAGCGGCCATCTAATGCCTACAATGGAGATCTCAATGGGCTTCTGGTCCCAGACCCCCTCTGCTCAGGTGATGGTACTTCAACAAACAAGTCTGGTATCCGGGCCATGCCACCTATTAATCTTCAGGAAAAGCAGGTCAT CTGCCTCTCAGGAGATGACAGCTCTACGTGCATTGGGATTTTGGCCAAGGAGGTGGAGATTGTGGCCAGCAGTGACTCTAGCATCTCAAGCAAGGCACGGGGCAGCAACAAG GTGAAAATCCAGCCTGTGGCCAAGTATGACTGGGAGCAGAAATACTACTACGGCAACCTGATTGCTGTGTCCAACTCCTTCTTGGCCTATGCCATTCGGG CCGCCAACAATGGTTCAGCGATGGTGCGGGTGATCAGTGTAAGCACTTCGGAGCGGACCCTGCTCAAGGGCTTCACAGGCAGCGTGGCTGATCTGGCCTTTGCACACCTGAATTCCTCACAGCTGGCCTGCCTAGATGAGGCAGGCAACCTGTTTGTGTGGCGCTTGGCTCTAGTTAATGGCAAAATTCA AGAAGAGATCTTGGTCCACATCCAGCAGCCAGAGGGTACACCACTGAACCACTTCCGTAGGATCATCTGGTGCCCCTTCATCCCTGAGGAGAGTGAGGACTGCTGTGAGGAGGGCAGCCCAACGGTGGCCCTGTTGCATGAGGACCGG GCTGAGGTGTGGGACCTGGACATGCTCCGCTCCAACCACAGCACCTGGCCTGTGCGTGTCAGCCAGATCAAGCAAGGCTTCATCGTGGTCAAAGGCCATAGCACG TGTCTAAGTGAAGGGGCCCTCTCACCGGATGGGACTGTCCTGGCTACTGCAAGCCATGATGGCTTTGTCAAGTTCTGGCAGATCTACATTGAAGGGCAGGATGAACCAAG GTGTCTACACGAATGGAAGCCTCATGATGGGAGGTCCCTTTCCTGCCTCCTGTTCTGTGACAACCATAAGAAACAGGAccctga AGTCCCTTTCTGGAGGTTCCTTATTACTGGCGCTGACCAGAATCGAGAGCTAAAGATGTGGTGCACAGTGTCCTGGACCTGTCTGCAGACAATTCG TTTCTCCCCAGATATCTTTAGCTCAGTGAGTGTGCCCCCCAGCCTCAAGGTTTGTCTGGACCTCTCAGCTGAATACCTTATTCTCAGCGATGTGCAACGGAAG GTCCTCTACGTGATGGAGCTGCTGCAGAACCAGGAGGAGGGCCGTGCCTGCTTCAGCTCCATCTCTGAGTTCCTGCTCACCCATCCTGTGCTGAGCTTCGGCATCCAGGTTGTGAGTCGCTGCCGGCTGCGGCACACTGAAGTGCTACCTGCTGAGGAAGAGAATGACAGCCTAGGGGCTG ATGGAACCCACGGAGCCGGTGCCGTGGAGTCTGCAGCTGGTGTGCTCATCAAACTCTTCTGTGTGCATACTAA GGCATTGCAAGACGTACAGATCCGCTTCCAGCCGCAGCTGAACCCTGATGTGGTGGCCCCGCTCCCCACCCACACTGCCCATGAGGACTTCG CATTTGGAGAGTCTCGGCCCGAACTGGGCTCTGAGGGCCTGGGGTCAGCTACCCAAGGCTCCCAGCCTGACCTCCGACGCATAGTGGAGCTACCTGCACCTGCTGACTTCCTCAGTCTGAGCAGTGAGACCAAGCCCAAGCTGATGACACCTGACGCCTTCATGACACCTAGCACCTCCCTGCAGCAG attGCTGCCTCCCCcagcaacagcaacagcaacagcagcagcagctccagctccagctccagctccagctcctccTCTCTTACAGCTGTGTCTGCCATGAGCAGTACCTCAGCTGTggacccctccctgcccag GCCACCCGAGGAGCTGACTTTGAGCCCCAAGTTGCAGCTGGATGGCAGTTTGACaatgagcagcagcagcagcctgcAGGCAAGCCCGCGTAGCCTCTTGCCTAGCCTGCTCCCAGGTCCAGCTGACAAACTGACTCCCAAAGCACCTGGACAG GTGCCTACTGCTGCTTCTGCACTATCACTGGAGCTGCAGGAAGTGGAGCCCCTGGGGCTACCCCAGGCTTCCCCTAGCCGTACCCGCTCCCCTGATGTTATCTCCTCAGCTTCCACTGCCCTGTCCCAGGACATCCCTGAGATTGCATCTGAGGCCCTCTCCCGTGGTTTTGTCTCCTCTGCTCCTGAGGGTCTTGAACCAGATAGTATGGCCTCGGCTGCCTCAGCGCTACACCTGCTGTCCCCACGGCCCCGGCCAGCGTCTGAGCTTGGCTCTCAGCTTGGCCTGGATGGAGGCCCTGGGGATGGGGATCGGCATAGTACCCCTTCCCTTTTGGAGGCAGCCTTGACCCAGGAAGCCACAGCCCCTGACAATCAGGTCTGGCCTGCGGCACCAGACATTACTCGTGAGACCTGCAGCAGCCTGGCAGAGAG TCCCAGGAATGGCCTCCAGGAGAAGCACAAGAGCCTGGCCTTCCATCGACCACCTTATCACCTCCTGCAGCAACATGATAGCCAGGATGCCAGTGCTGAGCAAAG TGACCATGATGATGAAGTGGCCAGCCTTGCCTCTGCTGCAGGGGGCTTTGGCACCAAAGTTCCCACTCCACGGCTGCCAGCCAAGGACTGGAAGACCAAGGGATCTCCTCGAGCCTCACCCAAGCTTAAGAGAAAGGGCAAGAAAGATGACGG GGATTCGACCGTAGGATCCCGGCTCATGGAGCACCAG GTGGCAGAACCTCCTGAAGACTGGCCAGCACTAATTTGGCAACAGCAGAGAGAGCTGGCAGAGCTGCGGCACAGCCAGGAAGAATTGCTGCAGCGTCTTTGCACCCAACTTGAAGGCTTGCAGAGCACAGTCACCGGCCACGTGGAACGCGCCCTAGAGTCACGGCATGAGCAAGACC AGCGGCGGCTGGAGCGGGCACTCGCTGAGGGGCAGCAGCGGGGTGGGCAGCTGCAGGAGCAGCTGACGCAACAGCTGTCCCAGGCACTGTCTTCAGCTATAGCTGGTCGGCTAGAGCGCAGCATACGGGATGAGATCAAGAAGACGGTGCCTCCAT GTGTCTCCAGGAGTTTGGAGCCAGTGGCAGGCCAACTGAGCAATTCAGTGGCCACCAAGCTCACAGCTGTGGAGGGTAGCATGAAGGAGAATATCTCCAAGCTACTAAAGTCCAAG aaCTTGACAGATGCCATTGCCCGAGCAGCTGCAGACACATTACAGGGGCCAATGCAGGCTGCCTACCGTGAAGCCTTCCAGAGCGTGGTACTGCCAGCCTTTGAGAAGAGCTGCCAGGCCATGTTCCAGCAGATCAATGATAGCTTCCGACTGGGCACTCAAGAAT ACTTGCAGCAGCTAGAGAGCCACATGAAGAGCCGGAAGGCACGAGAACAGGAAGCACGGGAGCCCGTGTTGGCCCAGCTGCGAGGCCTGGTCAGCACACTGCAGGGTGCCACTGAGCAGATGGCAGCCACTGTATCCAGCAGCGTTCGGGCTGAGGTGCAGCACCAGCTGCACGTGGCTGTGGGCAG CCTGCAGGAGTCAATTTTAGCACAGGTACAGCGCATCGTTAAAGGTGAGGTGAGTGTAGCACTTAAGGAGCAACAGGCTGCCGTCACGTCTAGCATCATGCAAGCCATGCGTTCAGCAGCTGGCACACCTGTCCCCGCTGCCCACCTCGACTGCCAGGCCCAGCAAGCCCATATTCTACAGCTGCTGCAGCAGGGCCACCTCAATCAGGCCTTCCAGCAG GCCCTGACGGCTGCTGACCTGAACCTGGTGCTGTATGTGTGTGAAACTGTGGACCCAGGGCAGGTTTTTGGGCAGCCACCCTGCCCACTCTCCCAGCCTGTGCTCCTTTCCCTCATCCAGCAGCTGGCCTCTGACCTTGGTACTCGAACTGACCTCAAGCTCAG CTACCTGGAAGAGGCTGTGATGCACCTGGACCACAGTGACCCCATCACTCGGGACCACATGGGCTCCGTCATGGCCCAGGTGCGCCAGAAGCTCTTTCAGTTCCTGCAGGCTGAGCCGCACAACTCACTTGGCAAAGTGGCCCGGCGTCTCAGCCTCATGCTGCACGGCCTTGTAACCCCTAGCCTCCCTTAG
- the EDC4 gene encoding enhancer of mRNA-decapping protein 4 isoform X1 translates to MASSCASIDIEDATQHLRDILKLDRPAGGPSAESQRPSNAYNGDLNGLLVPDPLCSGDGTSTNKSGIRAMPPINLQEKQVICLSGDDSSTCIGILAKEVEIVASSDSSISSKARGSNKVKIQPVAKYDWEQKYYYGNLIAVSNSFLAYAIRAANNGSAMVRVISVSTSERTLLKGFTGSVADLAFAHLNSSQLACLDEAGNLFVWRLALVNGKIQEEILVHIQQPEGTPLNHFRRIIWCPFIPEESEDCCEEGSPTVALLHEDRAEVWDLDMLRSNHSTWPVRVSQIKQGFIVVKGHSTCLSEGALSPDGTVLATASHDGFVKFWQIYIEGQDEPRCLHEWKPHDGRSLSCLLFCDNHKKQDPEVPFWRFLITGADQNRELKMWCTVSWTCLQTIRFSPDIFSSVSVPPSLKVCLDLSAEYLILSDVQRKVLYVMELLQNQEEGRACFSSISEFLLTHPVLSFGIQVVSRCRLRHTEVLPAEEENDSLGADGTHGAGAVESAAGVLIKLFCVHTKALQDVQIRFQPQLNPDVVAPLPTHTAHEDFAFPTAFGESRPELGSEGLGSATQGSQPDLRRIVELPAPADFLSLSSETKPKLMTPDAFMTPSTSLQQIAASPSNSNSNSSSSSSSSSSSSSSSLTAVSAMSSTSAVDPSLPSLPATRPPEELTLSPKLQLDGSLTMSSSSSLQASPRSLLPSLLPGPADKLTPKAPGQVPTAASALSLELQEVEPLGLPQASPSRTRSPDVISSASTALSQDIPEIASEALSRGFVSSAPEGLEPDSMASAASALHLLSPRPRPASELGSQLGLDGGPGDGDRHSTPSLLEAALTQEATAPDNQVWPAAPDITRETCSSLAESPRNGLQEKHKSLAFHRPPYHLLQQHDSQDASAEQSDHDDEVASLASAAGGFGTKVPTPRLPAKDWKTKGSPRASPKLKRKGKKDDGDSTVGSRLMEHQVAEPPEDWPALIWQQQRELAELRHSQEELLQRLCTQLEGLQSTVTGHVERALESRHEQDQRRLERALAEGQQRGGQLQEQLTQQLSQALSSAIAGRLERSIRDEIKKTVPPCVSRSLEPVAGQLSNSVATKLTAVEGSMKENISKLLKSKNLTDAIARAAADTLQGPMQAAYREAFQSVVLPAFEKSCQAMFQQINDSFRLGTQEYLQQLESHMKSRKAREQEAREPVLAQLRGLVSTLQGATEQMAATVSSSVRAEVQHQLHVAVGSLQESILAQVQRIVKGEVSVALKEQQAAVTSSIMQAMRSAAGTPVPAAHLDCQAQQAHILQLLQQGHLNQAFQQALTAADLNLVLYVCETVDPGQVFGQPPCPLSQPVLLSLIQQLASDLGTRTDLKLSYLEEAVMHLDHSDPITRDHMGSVMAQVRQKLFQFLQAEPHNSLGKVARRLSLMLHGLVTPSLP, encoded by the exons GTCCCAGTGCAGAGAGCCAGCGGCCATCTAATGCCTACAATGGAGATCTCAATGGGCTTCTGGTCCCAGACCCCCTCTGCTCAGGTGATGGTACTTCAACAAACAAGTCTGGTATCCGGGCCATGCCACCTATTAATCTTCAGGAAAAGCAGGTCAT CTGCCTCTCAGGAGATGACAGCTCTACGTGCATTGGGATTTTGGCCAAGGAGGTGGAGATTGTGGCCAGCAGTGACTCTAGCATCTCAAGCAAGGCACGGGGCAGCAACAAG GTGAAAATCCAGCCTGTGGCCAAGTATGACTGGGAGCAGAAATACTACTACGGCAACCTGATTGCTGTGTCCAACTCCTTCTTGGCCTATGCCATTCGGG CCGCCAACAATGGTTCAGCGATGGTGCGGGTGATCAGTGTAAGCACTTCGGAGCGGACCCTGCTCAAGGGCTTCACAGGCAGCGTGGCTGATCTGGCCTTTGCACACCTGAATTCCTCACAGCTGGCCTGCCTAGATGAGGCAGGCAACCTGTTTGTGTGGCGCTTGGCTCTAGTTAATGGCAAAATTCA AGAAGAGATCTTGGTCCACATCCAGCAGCCAGAGGGTACACCACTGAACCACTTCCGTAGGATCATCTGGTGCCCCTTCATCCCTGAGGAGAGTGAGGACTGCTGTGAGGAGGGCAGCCCAACGGTGGCCCTGTTGCATGAGGACCGG GCTGAGGTGTGGGACCTGGACATGCTCCGCTCCAACCACAGCACCTGGCCTGTGCGTGTCAGCCAGATCAAGCAAGGCTTCATCGTGGTCAAAGGCCATAGCACG TGTCTAAGTGAAGGGGCCCTCTCACCGGATGGGACTGTCCTGGCTACTGCAAGCCATGATGGCTTTGTCAAGTTCTGGCAGATCTACATTGAAGGGCAGGATGAACCAAG GTGTCTACACGAATGGAAGCCTCATGATGGGAGGTCCCTTTCCTGCCTCCTGTTCTGTGACAACCATAAGAAACAGGAccctga AGTCCCTTTCTGGAGGTTCCTTATTACTGGCGCTGACCAGAATCGAGAGCTAAAGATGTGGTGCACAGTGTCCTGGACCTGTCTGCAGACAATTCG TTTCTCCCCAGATATCTTTAGCTCAGTGAGTGTGCCCCCCAGCCTCAAGGTTTGTCTGGACCTCTCAGCTGAATACCTTATTCTCAGCGATGTGCAACGGAAG GTCCTCTACGTGATGGAGCTGCTGCAGAACCAGGAGGAGGGCCGTGCCTGCTTCAGCTCCATCTCTGAGTTCCTGCTCACCCATCCTGTGCTGAGCTTCGGCATCCAGGTTGTGAGTCGCTGCCGGCTGCGGCACACTGAAGTGCTACCTGCTGAGGAAGAGAATGACAGCCTAGGGGCTG ATGGAACCCACGGAGCCGGTGCCGTGGAGTCTGCAGCTGGTGTGCTCATCAAACTCTTCTGTGTGCATACTAA GGCATTGCAAGACGTACAGATCCGCTTCCAGCCGCAGCTGAACCCTGATGTGGTGGCCCCGCTCCCCACCCACACTGCCCATGAGGACTTCG CTTTCCCCACAGCATTTGGAGAGTCTCGGCCCGAACTGGGCTCTGAGGGCCTGGGGTCAGCTACCCAAGGCTCCCAGCCTGACCTCCGACGCATAGTGGAGCTACCTGCACCTGCTGACTTCCTCAGTCTGAGCAGTGAGACCAAGCCCAAGCTGATGACACCTGACGCCTTCATGACACCTAGCACCTCCCTGCAGCAG attGCTGCCTCCCCcagcaacagcaacagcaacagcagcagcagctccagctccagctccagctccagctcctccTCTCTTACAGCTGTGTCTGCCATGAGCAGTACCTCAGCTGTggacccctccctgcccag CCTTCCTGCCACCAGGCCACCCGAGGAGCTGACTTTGAGCCCCAAGTTGCAGCTGGATGGCAGTTTGACaatgagcagcagcagcagcctgcAGGCAAGCCCGCGTAGCCTCTTGCCTAGCCTGCTCCCAGGTCCAGCTGACAAACTGACTCCCAAAGCACCTGGACAG GTGCCTACTGCTGCTTCTGCACTATCACTGGAGCTGCAGGAAGTGGAGCCCCTGGGGCTACCCCAGGCTTCCCCTAGCCGTACCCGCTCCCCTGATGTTATCTCCTCAGCTTCCACTGCCCTGTCCCAGGACATCCCTGAGATTGCATCTGAGGCCCTCTCCCGTGGTTTTGTCTCCTCTGCTCCTGAGGGTCTTGAACCAGATAGTATGGCCTCGGCTGCCTCAGCGCTACACCTGCTGTCCCCACGGCCCCGGCCAGCGTCTGAGCTTGGCTCTCAGCTTGGCCTGGATGGAGGCCCTGGGGATGGGGATCGGCATAGTACCCCTTCCCTTTTGGAGGCAGCCTTGACCCAGGAAGCCACAGCCCCTGACAATCAGGTCTGGCCTGCGGCACCAGACATTACTCGTGAGACCTGCAGCAGCCTGGCAGAGAG TCCCAGGAATGGCCTCCAGGAGAAGCACAAGAGCCTGGCCTTCCATCGACCACCTTATCACCTCCTGCAGCAACATGATAGCCAGGATGCCAGTGCTGAGCAAAG TGACCATGATGATGAAGTGGCCAGCCTTGCCTCTGCTGCAGGGGGCTTTGGCACCAAAGTTCCCACTCCACGGCTGCCAGCCAAGGACTGGAAGACCAAGGGATCTCCTCGAGCCTCACCCAAGCTTAAGAGAAAGGGCAAGAAAGATGACGG GGATTCGACCGTAGGATCCCGGCTCATGGAGCACCAG GTGGCAGAACCTCCTGAAGACTGGCCAGCACTAATTTGGCAACAGCAGAGAGAGCTGGCAGAGCTGCGGCACAGCCAGGAAGAATTGCTGCAGCGTCTTTGCACCCAACTTGAAGGCTTGCAGAGCACAGTCACCGGCCACGTGGAACGCGCCCTAGAGTCACGGCATGAGCAAGACC AGCGGCGGCTGGAGCGGGCACTCGCTGAGGGGCAGCAGCGGGGTGGGCAGCTGCAGGAGCAGCTGACGCAACAGCTGTCCCAGGCACTGTCTTCAGCTATAGCTGGTCGGCTAGAGCGCAGCATACGGGATGAGATCAAGAAGACGGTGCCTCCAT GTGTCTCCAGGAGTTTGGAGCCAGTGGCAGGCCAACTGAGCAATTCAGTGGCCACCAAGCTCACAGCTGTGGAGGGTAGCATGAAGGAGAATATCTCCAAGCTACTAAAGTCCAAG aaCTTGACAGATGCCATTGCCCGAGCAGCTGCAGACACATTACAGGGGCCAATGCAGGCTGCCTACCGTGAAGCCTTCCAGAGCGTGGTACTGCCAGCCTTTGAGAAGAGCTGCCAGGCCATGTTCCAGCAGATCAATGATAGCTTCCGACTGGGCACTCAAGAAT ACTTGCAGCAGCTAGAGAGCCACATGAAGAGCCGGAAGGCACGAGAACAGGAAGCACGGGAGCCCGTGTTGGCCCAGCTGCGAGGCCTGGTCAGCACACTGCAGGGTGCCACTGAGCAGATGGCAGCCACTGTATCCAGCAGCGTTCGGGCTGAGGTGCAGCACCAGCTGCACGTGGCTGTGGGCAG CCTGCAGGAGTCAATTTTAGCACAGGTACAGCGCATCGTTAAAGGTGAGGTGAGTGTAGCACTTAAGGAGCAACAGGCTGCCGTCACGTCTAGCATCATGCAAGCCATGCGTTCAGCAGCTGGCACACCTGTCCCCGCTGCCCACCTCGACTGCCAGGCCCAGCAAGCCCATATTCTACAGCTGCTGCAGCAGGGCCACCTCAATCAGGCCTTCCAGCAG GCCCTGACGGCTGCTGACCTGAACCTGGTGCTGTATGTGTGTGAAACTGTGGACCCAGGGCAGGTTTTTGGGCAGCCACCCTGCCCACTCTCCCAGCCTGTGCTCCTTTCCCTCATCCAGCAGCTGGCCTCTGACCTTGGTACTCGAACTGACCTCAAGCTCAG CTACCTGGAAGAGGCTGTGATGCACCTGGACCACAGTGACCCCATCACTCGGGACCACATGGGCTCCGTCATGGCCCAGGTGCGCCAGAAGCTCTTTCAGTTCCTGCAGGCTGAGCCGCACAACTCACTTGGCAAAGTGGCCCGGCGTCTCAGCCTCATGCTGCACGGCCTTGTAACCCCTAGCCTCCCTTAG